From a single Miscanthus floridulus cultivar M001 chromosome 8, ASM1932011v1, whole genome shotgun sequence genomic region:
- the LOC136477548 gene encoding glycerophosphodiester phosphodiesterase GDPDL3-like: MGRSSRACSLLGSAQLLLLLLALGSAAAQKGSTWKTLSGKAPVIVAKGGFSGLFPDSSSYAYQILGTLSSPDTAMWCDVRLTKDGDGICLPSIDMDNCTVIANVFPQGKKTYKVNGVSTVGWFSVDYTSTDLLNVSLKQSVLSRTGAYDGIFSITPVEIVYTQFKPAAVWLNVQQDSFYSQFKLSMRSYIMSLSKKIVVDYISSPEVNFLTSISGRVSKNTKLVFRFLDERSIEPSTNQTYGSMLKNLTFVKTYASGILVPKSYIWPVTPDNYLLPYTSVVDDAHKAGLEIYAADFANDFTISYNYSFDPLAEYLSFIDNGAFSVDGVLSDFPITPSEAVGCFSNLNTSKIDHAKPLVISHNGASGDYPDCTDQAYEKAVADGADVIDCPVQVTKDGILICMSSVDLMGVTTVAKSQFASQVTTINDLKAGPGVFTFNLTWDDISKNLKPMISNPAINFGQYRNPRNKNAGNFMRLSDFLTFAKGKDLSGIMITVEHAAFMAEELGFGVVDAVIKALDDSGYNKQTAQNVMIQSTNSSVLVKFKQETKYNLVYMIEENVRDAAPSSLADIKKFANAVSVSTTSVFPETHYYLTNQTNNLVPTLQSAGLQVYVYVLMNEFGSQPNDFFADATAQINAYVQGANVDGVITDFPGTAHRYKLNSCMSMGKNAPLFMSPPKPGDLLSTMPGNAQPPAAAPMPLLTDADVAEPALPPVSNTTTPASPSHAALRMQTDVSILITLLMLCASLLI; this comes from the exons ATGGGTAGGAGCAGCCGCGCCTGCTCCCTTCTTGGTTCCGCCcagctgctcctgctgctgctcgcGCTCGGCTCCGCCGCCGCCCAGAAGGGTTCCACCTGGAAGACCCTGAGCG GCAAGGCTCCAGTAATCGTTGCTAAGGGCGGGTTCTCCGGTCTATTTCCTGATTCCAGTTCTTATGCTTATCAGATTCTTGGGACTCTTAGCTCCCCTGACACAGCCATGTGGTGTGATGTTCGGTTGACAAAGGATGGCGATGGTATCTGCCTACCGAGCATAGACATGGATAACTGCACAGTGATAGCCAATGTTTTTCCACAAGGGAAGAAGACCTACAAAGTTAATGGTGTATCTACGGTGGGATGGTTCTCCGTGGACTACACAAGCACTGATCTGCTAAACGTATCTC TGAAGCAATCGGTCCTATCTCGTACCGGTGCATATGATGGTATCTTTTCAATAACTCCTGTTGAAATTGTTTACACCCAATTTAAGCCTGCTGCTGTTTGGTTAAATGTCCAG CAAGACAGTTTCTACAGCCAGTTTAAGCTTAGCATGAGAAGCTATATCATGTCTTTATCGAAAAAAATTGTTGTCGATTACATCTCATCGCCTGAAGTGAACTTCCTCACCAGTATATCTGGAAGAGTTAGCAAGAACACGAAGCTTGTGTTCCGCTTTCTTGACGAACGCTCTATTGAGCCATCGACAAATCAGACTTATGGCTCAATGTTGAAAAATCTAACGTTTGTCAAGACTTATGCCTCTGGAATACTTGTTCCCAAAAGCTATATCTGGCCTGTTACACCAGATAATTACCTGCTGCCTTATACTTCAGTTGTTGATGATGCTCACAAAGCGGGGCTAGAAATCTATGCTGCTGATTTTGCAAATGACTTTACTATCAGCTATAACTACAGCTTTGATCCATTAGCGGAATATCTTTCCTTCATTGATAACGGTGCCTTCTCTGTTGATGGTGTATTGAGTGATTTTCCGATTACTCCTTCAGAGGCAGTTG GTTGCTTTAGTAACCTGAACACCAGCAAGATTGATCATG CTAAACCTCTAGTTATCTCTCATAATGGTGCTAGCGGTGACTACCCAGACTGCACTGACCAAGCTTATGAAAAGGCAGTTGCCGATGGTGCAGATGTCATTGACTGTCCTGTTCAAGTGACCAAAGATGGCATACTGATATGCATGAGTTCCGTTGACCTAATGGGCGTTACTACTGTTGCAAAATCACAATTTGCTTCGCAAGTAACTACCATCAACGATCTGAAGGCTGGGCCTGGCGTCTTCACCTTCAACCTTACTTGGGATGATATTTCTAAGAACCTAAAGC CCATGATATCGAACCCAGCGATCAACTTTGGCCAGTACAGAAATCCCAGAAACAAGAATGCAGGAAATTTCATGAGATTATCAGACTTTTTGACCTTTGCAAAGGGAAAGGATTTGTCAGGAATCATGATAACTGTTGAG CATGCTGCCTTCATGGCAGAGGAGCTTGGATTTGGTGTGGTAGATGCAGTGATCAAAGCCCTTGATGACTCTGGTTATAATAAGCAGACTGCCCAGAATGTTATGATTCAGTCAACCAACAGCTCAGTTCTAGTGAAGTTCAAGCAGGAAACCAAGTACAACCTTGTCTACATGATTGAAGAAAATGTCAGAGATGCTGCACCTTCCTCCCTTGCAGATATTAAGAAGTTTGCTAATGCTGTTTCTGTTAGCACCACATCTGTTTTCCCGGAAACCCATTATTATTTGACAAACCAGACCAATAATCTTGTTCCGACCCTTCAGTCTGCTGGCCTCCAAGTTTACGTTTACGTGCTCATGAATGAGTTTGGTTCTCAACCAAATGACTTCTTCGCAGACGCTACTGCACAGATTAATGCTTATGTGCAAGGTGCTAATGTGGATGGGGTCATCACTGATTTCCCTGGGACTGCTCACAGATACAAAT TGAACTCCTGCATGAGCATGGGAAAGAACGCACCACTCTTTATGTCGCCTCCGAAACCTGGTGACCTCCTTTCAACCATGCCCGGAAATGCACAGCCACCAGCAGCAGCCCCAATGCCGCTCTTGACGGATGCTGACGTCGCAGAACCAGCCCTACCTCCAGTCAGTAACACCACCACGCCTGCATCGCCTTCGCATGCCGCCCTCAGAATGCAGACCGATGTCTCGATCCTCATCACATTGCTGATGCTATGTGCTTCCCTCCTCATCTGA